The following nucleotide sequence is from Rhizobium sp. NZLR1.
GAGCTCTATGAAGCAAGCCAGAGGTCACGTGTGCGGATCCTTGCGGAGAACAGCCCCTTCGACATGAAGGACGACCTGAAGGCGCGAGGCTATCGCTGGACCGACGGAAGCGACGGCCGTCCCAAATCCTGGTGGATCGAGGTTGGGGAAGAAGCGCTCGATGATGAGCTCCGCTATCTCAGGGCCGAAATCTACCGCTATCCAGACGCCGATCCTCCAATCAAACGCCTCACTGCCTTCGACCGGTTCCGGGCCTGATAGCCCCTTCAGCCCATCTTCTGATCGGACCCATGCTTTGAGCGCATGGCCGACCTGAGACCTTGTGCCTTATCGACGGGCGTCCAAGGGCCTATCTTCCAATCATCGAAACGACGTTGGAACCGAAGCAAGGTTGCTGGCGTCAAGAGACCTCACGAAAGGGGATCATCATGAACGTAGCACGCTCTTTCAATAACTGGCGCAAGTACCGTCAGACCGTTACCGAACTCGGCCGCATGAGCTCGCGCGAACTGCAGGACCTCGGCATCGATCGCGCCGACATCCGCAGCGTTGCTCGCCAGTCGGTCGCTCGCTAAGCGGCTTTTTCCTACCCATCCTGAATGACACTACGCCCGCTGATGACGCGGGCGTTTTTGTGTCTGGCCGCCGCGAGGCGCTGTGCTGGAGATAGCTGTCGTCAGGATTACGTCATGCATTTTTCGCATATCTGCACTGCAGCAAAGTCTATTTAATGTGCGGCGCGAAAAGGTATCTTGGTTTTCATCGAAGCGATGCACCTCCTCCCGCAGAGCTTCGAATTCAGACGGCCCACTCCTCCTCCCAAGGGGCGTCTGTCGGAACAGCGGCACTCCTCCAGCCGTTGTTCGGTTCTTTTCGAAAAGCCTGCCGCACCTCCTCCCGCGGCAGGCTTTTTCGTTTTCAGGCTCGGCGGGATCAAAGTCCCAGATCGAGTTGCGGTTCTTGCCCGCTTTCTTCGGTGTTGAGCGATGACAGGGTGATCCCTAAGAGCCGCACCGGACGTTTGAACGGGAACACCGAGGCGAGCAGGGTCTCTGCAATCTCCAGCATCTGGTCGACGTCGGAAACGGCTCCGGACACGGTCCTGCTGCGTGTCGCCTGACTGAAATCCGAGTATTTGATTTTGACGGTGATCGTCTTTCCCGTGATGTCATGGGCCCCGCAATACCGCCAGGCCTTCTCGGCCAACGGTCGGAGCTCGGCTTTGGCCAGGTCGAGATTGTCGATATCCTCGACGAACGTATCCTCGGCGCCGACGGATTTTCGGATGCGGTCAGGCCGGACCTGGCGCTCATCGATGCCCCGCGCGATGCCATAAAAATAAGCACCGGACTTTCCAAAATGCTCCTGCAGGAAGGCGAGCGACTTCGATTTCAAATCGAGCCCGGTTTCGATCCCGTATTTGCGCATGCGCTCAGCCGTCGCCGGCCCGACGCCATGGAATTTCTTGACGGGCAAGGCTTCGACAAAGCCTGGTCCGTTCTTCGGTGTGATGACGGCCTGGCCATTGGGTTTGTTCAAGTCGCTGGCCATTTTCGCGAGGAACTTGTTGTAGGAGATGCCGGCCGAAGCGTTGAGCCCGGTGACCTGCTTGATCTTCGCACGGATCTCCAGCGCAATCTCGGTGGCGATTTCCATGCCCTTCAGATTTTCCGTCACATCCAGATAGGCTTCGTCCAGCGATAGCGGCTCGATCAGCGGCGTATATTCGGCGAAGATTTCGCGGATTTGCTGGGAAACCGCCTTATAGACGTCGACGCGCGGCGGCACGAAAATCAGCTCCGGGCATTTCCGTTTTGCGGTGACCGACGGCATGGCCGAATGGACACCAAAGGCACGCGCCTCATAGCTTGCGGCGGCCACCACGCCGCGTGCTGCGGATCCGCCGACGGCGAGTGGCTTACCACGAAGTTCCGGGTTATCGCGCTGCTCGACCGACGCGTAAAAGGCATCCATGTCCACATGGACGATTTTGCGGATCGGCGTTGGCGTTTACCTCGAAGCTGACCTTGTCACCTTCTCTGAGCGAACCGCCTTGCTGCAAAGCGGACACGTGAACGAACACGTCCGTTCCACCATTCTCTGGGGTAATGAGGCCAAATCCCTTATCACCGTTGAAAAATTTGACAGTACCGGTCGCCATCTCAGTTCCTCTTCAGTCTTTGCGGCATGTTCACGCGCGAAACGAACCTAAGCGGGAGCAATTGCCAATCAACGGATGAACCTCGTCTATGAGAAGGCGCGGACTCTTTTGCCGCGCGGGACGGAGCTTTGCATAGCAGTTTGCGTTTGTTTGCTGCGCAGTACATATAGACATTTCCGCGGATATGCGGCATAAGAGCTATATTTGCTGCGCAGGGAATATCTATGGAAGAGTCCGTAGCCTTCGATATGTTGAGTGAGTTGACGGCCAGCCTCACGGAGGCAGGCGGGGAAATCACGTCCGAGCCCATGTCTGAGTCGCAGATGGGAAACTCTCACGCAGATTTCCTTATAGATGCGCGATTTTTTGATGCGCCTCTCAAACTTGTTGTCGAGGTCAAAAGATCAGCTTTTCCAAGAGACGTCAGGGAAGCAATCTGGCAGCTGAAGAAATACATTGCCGCCATGCCGCCAGGCAATTCCAGAGTTCTCCCCCTATTGATGGCCGATACCATTTCCCCAGGCGCACGTGCACTCCTGCGCGAGGAGAAGATCGGTTATTTCGATCGTAGCGGCAGTCTCTATCTTTCGGCCGACAATCTCTTTGTTC
It contains:
- a CDS encoding DUF1127 domain-containing protein; translated protein: MNVARSFNNWRKYRQTVTELGRMSSRELQDLGIDRADIRSVARQSVAR
- the dinB gene encoding DNA polymerase IV encodes the protein MDAFYASVEQRDNPELRGKPLAVGGSAARGVVAAASYEARAFGVHSAMPSVTAKRKCPELIFVPPRVDVYKAVSQQIREIFAEYTPLIEPLSLDEAYLDVTENLKGMEIATEIALEIRAKIKQVTGLNASAGISYNKFLAKMASDLNKPNGQAVITPKNGPGFVEALPVKKFHGVGPATAERMRKYGIETGLDLKSKSLAFLQEHFGKSGAYFYGIARGIDERQVRPDRIRKSVGAEDTFVEDIDNLDLAKAELRPLAEKAWRYCGAHDITGKTITVKIKYSDFSQATRSRTVSGAVSDVDQMLEIAETLLASVFPFKRPVRLLGITLSSLNTEESGQEPQLDLGL
- a CDS encoding cold-shock protein — its product is MATGTVKFFNGDKGFGLITPENGGTDVFVHVSALQQGGSLREGDKVSFEVNANADPQNRPCGHGCLLRVGRAAR